In Campylobacter concisus, the following are encoded in one genomic region:
- the luxS gene encoding S-ribosylhomocysteine lyase has translation MPLLDSFCVDHVKMQAPGVRLAKSMKTPKGDDISVFDLRFCKPNEEILPEKGTHTLEHLFAGFMRNHINGNGVEIIDISPMGCRTGFYMSVIGTPSEEAVKKAWLASMKDILEVKDQDKIPELNKFQCGTYKMHSLEEAHAIANKILAQGLVIINNEEIKLNVDSMGLKKH, from the coding sequence ATGCCATTACTTGATAGTTTTTGTGTAGATCATGTAAAAATGCAAGCCCCAGGAGTAAGACTAGCAAAAAGTATGAAAACGCCAAAGGGCGATGATATCAGCGTTTTTGACTTGAGATTTTGCAAGCCAAATGAGGAAATTTTGCCAGAAAAAGGCACTCACACTTTAGAGCACCTATTTGCTGGTTTTATGAGAAACCACATAAATGGCAACGGCGTGGAGATCATAGATATTTCACCGATGGGTTGCAGGACTGGCTTTTATATGAGTGTGATCGGCACACCTAGCGAAGAAGCTGTAAAAAAGGCATGGCTAGCTTCGATGAAAGATATCTTAGAAGTCAAAGATCAAGATAAGATCCCAGAGCTAAATAAATTTCAATGTGGCACCTACAAGATGCACTCACTTGAAGAGGCACACGCCATAGCAAACAAAATTTTAGCCCAAGGTTTAGTCATCATAAATAACGAAGAGATCAAGCTTAACGTTGATTCTATGGGACTAAAAAAGCACTAA
- a CDS encoding DNA adenine methylase, giving the protein MKPVKQENQAYLKEQILTYLGNKRSLLGFIDLGVKYAKDELKKEKLSCCDLFSGSGVVARFLKQNSEFLVANDLELYSFITNSCYLQNATNELKNEINFWQKKLEKEIKNNLSEGFITRLYAPQDDKNITEGERVFYTRKNAIFIDTARRLIDELVPAEMKNFFIAPLLYNASVHANTSGIFKGFHKNKEGIGQFGGRGQNAISRITSDINLTKPIFSNFNVPFEVYQKDANLLAKELDGLDLVYLDPPYNQHPYGSNYFMLNLIASNTEPSKISKISGIAKDWNRSVFNKKSSASESFFELIKNLKAKFILISFNSEGFINQDEFDKNLNKMGKVHLLRKKYNAYRGSRNLKARNIYVDELLYILQK; this is encoded by the coding sequence TTGAAGCCAGTAAAACAAGAAAATCAAGCCTATCTAAAAGAGCAAATTTTAACCTATCTTGGTAACAAACGCTCTCTTTTAGGCTTTATAGATCTAGGCGTAAAATACGCAAAAGACGAGCTTAAAAAAGAAAAGCTTAGCTGCTGTGATCTCTTTAGTGGAAGTGGCGTGGTGGCTAGATTTTTAAAGCAAAATAGCGAATTTCTAGTCGCAAACGACTTGGAGCTTTACAGCTTCATCACAAACTCATGCTATTTGCAAAACGCCACAAACGAGCTAAAAAATGAGATAAATTTCTGGCAAAAAAAGCTTGAAAAAGAGATAAAAAATAACCTTTCTGAGGGCTTTATAACAAGGCTTTACGCCCCACAAGATGATAAAAATATTACCGAGGGTGAGAGGGTTTTTTATACTAGAAAAAATGCCATTTTTATTGACACAGCAAGAAGGCTCATAGATGAGTTAGTGCCAGCTGAAATGAAAAATTTCTTCATAGCTCCACTTCTTTATAATGCAAGCGTACATGCAAATACAAGTGGAATTTTTAAAGGGTTTCATAAAAATAAAGAGGGTATCGGTCAGTTTGGTGGACGAGGACAAAATGCCATCTCAAGGATCACTTCTGATATAAATTTGACTAAGCCTATCTTTTCAAATTTTAATGTACCATTTGAGGTCTATCAAAAGGACGCAAATTTGCTCGCAAAAGAGCTTGATGGGCTTGATCTAGTCTATCTTGATCCACCTTATAACCAGCACCCATACGGCTCAAACTATTTCATGCTAAATCTCATCGCAAGCAACACTGAGCCAAGTAAAATTTCAAAAATTTCTGGTATCGCAAAGGACTGGAACAGATCAGTTTTTAATAAAAAGTCATCAGCAAGCGAGTCATTTTTCGAGTTGATAAAAAATTTAAAGGCGAAATTTATTCTAATTTCGTTTAACTCAGAAGGCTTTATCAACCAAGATGAATTTGATAAAAATTTAAACAAAATGGGCAAGGTTCATCTTCTTCGTAAAAAATACAACGCATACCGTGGTAGCAGAAATTTAAAAGCTAGAAATATCTACGTAGACGAGCTACTTTACATTTTACAAAAGTAA
- the thyX gene encoding FAD-dependent thymidylate synthase, which yields MQVTLLNHTPLNICSHAIRTCWQSFEKGDNGGEKDVELIDRVGNKFKHASTLEHLYYNFYIQGISRALLQELARHRIASLSVKSTRYTLKELKKEEKFEVGQFERAAKFIVLTNDELVDNASIKALENLREILASTTKSLDIVKYCLPECYKTELTWSINARSLQNFISLRSSKSALWEIRNLANAIYDVLPEEHKFIFEKCLPDDEQN from the coding sequence ATGCAAGTAACACTACTAAATCACACTCCACTAAATATCTGCTCTCACGCGATCCGCACATGCTGGCAAAGCTTTGAAAAAGGCGACAACGGTGGAGAAAAAGATGTTGAGCTAATAGATAGAGTAGGCAATAAATTTAAACACGCTTCAACGCTAGAGCACCTATATTATAACTTCTACATCCAAGGCATCTCTCGCGCACTACTTCAAGAGCTAGCCCGCCACCGCATAGCAAGTCTAAGCGTCAAATCAACTCGCTACACACTAAAAGAGCTAAAAAAAGAGGAAAAATTTGAAGTAGGGCAGTTTGAGCGTGCGGCTAAATTTATCGTGCTAACAAATGACGAGTTAGTCGATAATGCAAGCATAAAAGCGCTTGAAAATTTGCGCGAAATTTTAGCCTCAACCACAAAAAGCCTTGACATCGTCAAATACTGCTTGCCAGAGTGCTATAAAACTGAGCTTACATGGAGCATAAATGCTAGAAGCTTGCAAAATTTCATCTCTCTAAGAAGCTCAAAATCAGCCCTTTGGGAGATAAGAAATTTAGCAAATGCCATCTACGATGTCTTACCTGAAGAACATAAATTTATCTTTGAAAAATGCTTGCCAGATGATGAGCAAAACTAA
- the flgE gene encoding flagellar hook protein FlgE: protein MMRSLWSGVSGLQAHQIAMDVEGNNIANVNTYGYKYNRANFADILSQTPRVATAPQGQLGGQNAMQIGLGTTINSTTRIFSQGTLTSTDKQTDLALQGNGFFVVSPDGGTTRYYTRNGDFVRDKAGNFVNNSGYIVQGWTRDEETGTIDSTGPIKNIVIKEGLTTPARATTEVKIKGNLDSGNTIGQRSTPIYSLDSVAGGRDYNNDGILNANEVHNENDTNNDEFYTNSRKEQSLTERGVDLGVTFDELGNGLALRDGQGIWVSYANAKTEKFTVGSGLPQSIGQINPAATLDITINGTNIKSQANTITSISDVAAAINAQYNKTGVRAEISEGNKLTLINRNNSGTTEETKNIHLKVNGGNTVTGLADKDIITAYQYVYTSSQTTAVHPNNDKIARQVTTTEDLRAAMQEDARNHVDYNGDGQINANSDALDAAKLATAAHRIAPGTGGAAITNTAYQTAYNTAYAAATGTPDQKHAAGIAALQALAGDDTNDGVKITVNKLGQFQLENPSNEVADHALYMTTTGLTKPAQGTNNSAINENVRLTTIMKALDGALSPGQALRASGKMMMSSHGSTAEIFDSLGSKHTVSIKWTKTGTTTDGGTEWSMVIQVPEPAKINYTGEGPDNVITGTARFNANGSLASFHPATITFSANNGSQSGQNISLNFGLGTDFNGLTSFDKDSSTESISQDGYTGGTLNGIKIDETGTIIGSFSNGQSFGLAKVALATFTNNEGLQSEGGNVFSQTANSGEAVIGAAGTGDKGTIAASKLEASNVDLSRALTDLIVIQRGFQANSKTITTSDEMLNTLLQLKQ, encoded by the coding sequence ATGATGAGATCACTTTGGTCTGGTGTTTCAGGCCTACAAGCCCACCAGATAGCCATGGACGTAGAAGGCAATAATATCGCAAACGTCAATACTTATGGTTATAAATACAACCGTGCAAATTTTGCTGATATACTAAGCCAAACTCCAAGAGTAGCTACCGCTCCACAAGGTCAGCTAGGCGGTCAAAATGCTATGCAAATAGGTCTAGGAACGACTATAAACTCAACTACAAGAATTTTCTCACAAGGTACACTAACATCTACTGATAAGCAAACAGACCTTGCACTTCAAGGAAATGGTTTCTTCGTCGTATCTCCAGATGGCGGAACAACAAGATACTATACAAGAAATGGTGACTTTGTCCGTGATAAAGCTGGAAATTTTGTAAACAATAGTGGTTATATCGTTCAAGGCTGGACAAGAGATGAAGAAACTGGCACTATTGACTCAACAGGTCCTATAAAAAATATCGTGATAAAAGAGGGTCTTACTACTCCAGCAAGAGCCACAACAGAAGTAAAGATAAAAGGCAACCTTGACTCAGGCAACACCATAGGACAAAGAAGCACTCCTATTTATTCACTAGACTCTGTTGCTGGCGGACGTGACTATAACAATGACGGAATTTTAAATGCAAATGAAGTCCACAACGAAAATGATACAAATAACGATGAGTTTTATACGAACTCAAGAAAAGAACAAAGCTTAACAGAGCGTGGTGTCGATCTTGGTGTTACATTTGATGAGCTTGGAAATGGCCTTGCTTTAAGAGATGGACAAGGTATCTGGGTAAGCTATGCAAATGCTAAAACCGAAAAATTTACAGTAGGAAGTGGATTGCCACAAAGTATCGGACAGATAAACCCAGCAGCAACACTTGATATCACAATCAATGGCACAAACATCAAATCTCAAGCTAACACAATAACAAGTATCAGTGATGTTGCAGCTGCGATCAACGCTCAATACAATAAAACTGGCGTTAGAGCTGAAATTTCAGAAGGCAATAAATTAACACTTATAAATAGAAACAACTCAGGCACTACTGAAGAGACAAAAAATATCCATTTAAAAGTAAATGGCGGAAATACGGTTACTGGTTTAGCTGATAAAGATATCATCACAGCTTATCAATATGTCTATACGAGTTCTCAAACAACAGCTGTTCATCCAAATAACGATAAAATCGCAAGACAAGTAACAACAACAGAAGATCTTCGTGCTGCTATGCAAGAAGATGCTAGAAACCACGTTGACTACAACGGCGATGGCCAAATAAACGCGAACTCAGATGCACTTGATGCGGCAAAACTAGCAACCGCAGCACATAGAATAGCACCTGGAACTGGTGGAGCAGCCATAACTAACACTGCATATCAAACAGCTTATAATACAGCATATGCCGCTGCTACTGGTACTCCAGATCAAAAGCACGCAGCTGGTATCGCAGCACTTCAAGCACTTGCAGGCGATGACACAAACGATGGCGTAAAGATCACTGTAAATAAACTAGGTCAATTTCAACTAGAAAACCCATCAAATGAAGTAGCAGATCATGCACTTTATATGACAACAACTGGTCTTACAAAGCCGGCTCAAGGTACAAACAACTCAGCTATAAATGAAAATGTTAGACTTACAACTATTATGAAAGCACTTGATGGCGCACTAAGCCCAGGCCAAGCTCTAAGAGCAAGTGGAAAGATGATGATGTCAAGCCACGGCTCAACGGCAGAAATTTTTGACTCACTTGGCTCAAAACACACAGTTAGTATCAAATGGACAAAGACAGGTACTACAACAGATGGCGGAACTGAGTGGAGCATGGTTATACAAGTACCAGAGCCAGCTAAGATAAACTACACAGGTGAAGGTCCAGATAACGTTATAACTGGAACAGCTAGATTTAACGCAAATGGCTCACTTGCAAGTTTTCACCCAGCAACGATAACATTTTCAGCTAACAACGGCTCACAAAGTGGCCAAAACATTAGTCTAAATTTTGGTCTTGGAACTGACTTTAACGGCTTAACAAGCTTTGATAAAGACTCATCAACTGAGTCAATCTCACAAGATGGCTACACAGGCGGCACATTAAACGGCATAAAAATAGATGAGACCGGAACGATAATAGGCTCATTTTCAAATGGTCAAAGCTTTGGCCTAGCTAAAGTAGCACTTGCTACCTTTACAAATAACGAAGGTCTTCAAAGTGAGGGCGGAAACGTATTTTCACAAACCGCAAACTCAGGTGAAGCAGTTATCGGTGCAGCTGGCACAGGCGATAAGGGAACGATCGCAGCTTCAAAACTTGAAGCTAGTAACGTCGATCTAAGCCGTGCGCTAACAGATCTTATCGTTATTCAAAGAGGTTTCCAAGCAAACTCAAAAACGATCACAACAAGTGATGAGATGCTAAATACACTTCTTCAATTAAAACAATAA